A portion of the Pseudomonas protegens CHA0 genome contains these proteins:
- a CDS encoding GntR family transcriptional regulator: MVSYALKNNPFTRVASLPRRPRGERKLLVDDVYPQIFDAILEQRIAPGSRFTEDSLGQAFGVSRSIVRQVLARLSHQQVVILRPNYRPQVAAPDLEQTRQILHARRLTEITLVRLACQQPRRQLQPLRELIAQEREAIARDQRGPAIRLSGEFHLQLAEIAGNGPLAQFLGSLVPLTSLAIAQFEGQARNYCSWQEHSKIIDALQEADAEKAETLMNQHLAHLEQRLLGGL, translated from the coding sequence ATGGTCAGCTACGCCCTGAAAAACAATCCCTTCACCCGGGTGGCCAGCCTGCCAAGGCGCCCGCGGGGCGAAAGGAAGCTGCTGGTGGATGATGTCTACCCGCAGATCTTCGACGCCATTCTCGAACAGCGCATCGCTCCCGGCAGCCGCTTCACCGAAGACAGCCTGGGGCAGGCCTTCGGCGTCAGCCGCAGCATAGTGCGCCAGGTCCTGGCGCGGCTTTCCCATCAGCAAGTGGTGATCCTGCGGCCCAATTACCGGCCCCAGGTGGCGGCGCCGGACCTGGAACAGACCCGGCAGATCCTGCATGCCCGGCGCCTGACGGAAATCACCCTGGTGCGCCTGGCCTGCCAGCAGCCCCGGCGCCAGTTGCAACCCTTGCGCGAGTTGATCGCCCAGGAGCGCGAGGCCATTGCCCGCGACCAGCGCGGGCCGGCTATCCGCCTGTCCGGGGAGTTCCATCTGCAACTGGCGGAAATCGCCGGCAACGGACCCCTGGCACAGTTCCTCGGCAGCCTGGTGCCCCTGACCTCACTGGCCATCGCCCAGTTCGAGGGCCAGGCCCGCAACTACTGCTCCTGGCAGGAACACTCGAAGATCATCGATGCACTACAGGAGGCCGATGCCGAAAAGGCCGAAACCCTGATGAACCAGCACCTGGCGCACCTGGAGCAGCGCCTGCTGGGCGGCCTGTAG
- the yjiA gene encoding GTPase yields MHNPIPVTVLSGFLGAGKTTLLRHLLKAEHGLKIAVIENEFSDAGIDTQLLGEQPVQVMTLSNGCVCCTIHTDLTKALYLLLERLDSGEIDFDRLVIECTGLADPAPVAQTFFIDEELRERYILDGIITLVDAKHAEFHLTQTIAQAQIGFADRLLVSKRDLVDEATFEALGQRLTRINRRAPIRLVEHGQIDLAELLDVRGFNLNADLGGGLSLRPVSKAPSVDRISSLVLRTEQALDLDRLSEFMNELLEDHGKQLLRYKGVLSVIDEPRRMVFQGVLKLYGFDWDSEWAEGEVRESVMVFIADDLPEEKIRQGFERMLAG; encoded by the coding sequence TTGCACAACCCTATTCCCGTGACCGTGCTCAGCGGTTTTCTTGGCGCCGGCAAGACCACTTTGTTGCGCCACCTGCTCAAGGCCGAGCACGGCCTGAAAATCGCCGTGATCGAGAACGAATTCAGCGATGCCGGCATCGACACCCAGTTGCTGGGCGAGCAGCCGGTACAGGTCATGACCCTGTCCAACGGCTGCGTCTGCTGCACTATCCACACCGACCTGACCAAGGCCCTGTACCTGTTGCTGGAGCGTCTGGACAGCGGCGAGATCGACTTTGACCGGCTGGTGATCGAGTGTACCGGGTTGGCCGATCCGGCGCCGGTGGCACAGACCTTCTTCATCGATGAGGAACTGCGCGAACGCTATATCCTCGACGGCATCATCACCCTGGTGGACGCCAAGCACGCCGAGTTCCACCTGACCCAGACCATTGCCCAGGCGCAGATCGGTTTTGCCGACCGGCTGCTGGTGAGCAAGCGTGACCTGGTGGACGAGGCGACTTTCGAAGCCCTCGGCCAGCGCCTGACCCGGATCAACCGCCGGGCACCGATCCGCCTGGTGGAGCACGGCCAGATCGACCTGGCCGAACTGCTGGATGTGCGGGGGTTCAATCTCAATGCCGACCTGGGGGGCGGTCTCAGCCTGCGGCCAGTGAGCAAGGCGCCGTCAGTGGACCGGATTTCCAGCCTGGTGCTGCGCACCGAGCAAGCCCTGGACCTGGATCGCCTGAGCGAATTCATGAATGAGCTGCTGGAAGACCACGGCAAGCAACTGCTGCGCTACAAAGGTGTGCTGAGCGTTATCGACGAGCCCCGGCGCATGGTGTTCCAGGGCGTGCTCAAGCTCTATGGCTTCGATTGGGACAGCGAATGGGCCGAAGGCGAAGTGCGCGAGAGCGTGATGGTGTTCATTGCCGACGATCTGCCGGAAGAGAAGATCCGGCAGGGGTTCGAGCGGATGCTCGCGGGCTGA
- a CDS encoding YbdD/YjiX family protein, protein MFNDLSRLGKYLGQAARLMVGMPDYDNYVEHMQTKHPDKPVMSYEAFFRERQEARYGGKGGPKCC, encoded by the coding sequence ATGTTCAATGACCTGAGTCGCCTCGGTAAATACCTCGGTCAGGCCGCGCGCCTGATGGTCGGCATGCCCGACTACGACAACTACGTCGAGCATATGCAAACCAAGCACCCGGACAAGCCGGTGATGTCGTACGAGGCGTTCTTCCGGGAACGCCAGGAGGCGCGATACGGCGGTAAGGGCGGTCCGAAGTGCTGTTGA
- a CDS encoding carbon starvation CstA family protein gives MKNNNSLLRHVPWLLLAIVGACALGVVALRRGEAINALWIVVAAVAIYLVAYRYYSLFIANNVMQLDPGRATPAVVNNDGLDYVPTNKHILFGHHFAAIAGAGPLVGPVLAAQMGYLPGTLWLIAGVVLAGAVQDFMVLFLSTRRNGRSLGDMVREEMGRIPGTIALFGCFLIMIIILAVLALIVVKALAESPWGIFTVMATIPIAVFMGVYMRYIRPGRIGEISLIGVLLLLGSIWLGGQVAADPVWGKMFTFTGVQITWMLIGYGFVAAVLPVWLILAPRDYLSTFLKIGTIIALAIGILITMPELKMPALTQFTDGTGPVWKGGLFPFLFITIACGAVSGFHALISSGTTPKLLDNEANARYIGYGGMLMESFVAIMAMVAASVIEPGVYFAMNSPAAIVGGDVVAVAQTVSSWGFAISPDQLQAVAKDIGENTILARAGGAPTLAVGIAQILHHVLPGENTMAFWYHFAILFEALFILTAVDAGTRAGRFMLQDLLGSFVPALKRTESWTANLIATAGCVALWGYLLYQGVIDPLGGINTLWPLFGISNQMLAGIALMLGTVVLIKMKRQRYIWVTLLPAVWLLICTTTAGFIKLFDANPAIGFLSLAKKYSDAMANGQIIAPAKDITQMQHVIFNAYTNATLTALFLLVVFSILFYALKVGIAAWGSKERTDKESPYQAVPDA, from the coding sequence ATGAAAAATAATAATAGCCTGCTGCGCCATGTTCCTTGGCTGCTGCTGGCAATCGTAGGAGCTTGCGCCCTTGGCGTAGTTGCATTGCGTCGCGGCGAGGCGATCAACGCCTTGTGGATTGTGGTCGCCGCCGTGGCCATCTATCTGGTGGCGTACCGGTATTACAGTCTGTTCATTGCCAACAACGTGATGCAGCTGGACCCGGGACGGGCCACGCCCGCCGTGGTCAACAATGATGGTCTGGACTACGTCCCGACCAACAAGCACATCCTCTTCGGTCACCACTTCGCGGCCATTGCCGGCGCAGGCCCCCTGGTGGGCCCGGTGCTGGCGGCGCAGATGGGCTACCTGCCCGGCACCCTGTGGCTGATTGCCGGGGTGGTCCTGGCCGGTGCGGTGCAGGACTTCATGGTGCTGTTCCTGTCCACCCGGCGTAACGGCCGTTCCCTGGGCGACATGGTCCGTGAGGAAATGGGCCGTATCCCGGGGACCATCGCGCTGTTCGGCTGCTTCCTGATCATGATCATCATCCTCGCGGTGCTGGCGCTGATCGTGGTCAAGGCCCTGGCCGAGAGCCCGTGGGGCATCTTCACGGTGATGGCGACCATCCCGATCGCGGTGTTCATGGGCGTGTACATGCGCTACATCCGCCCGGGCCGCATTGGTGAGATCTCGTTGATCGGCGTGCTGCTGTTGCTCGGCTCCATCTGGCTGGGTGGCCAGGTGGCGGCGGATCCGGTGTGGGGCAAGATGTTCACCTTCACCGGCGTGCAGATCACCTGGATGCTGATCGGCTACGGTTTCGTCGCGGCAGTACTGCCGGTGTGGCTGATCCTGGCACCGCGGGACTACCTGTCGACCTTCCTCAAGATCGGCACCATCATCGCTCTGGCGATCGGCATCCTGATCACCATGCCCGAGCTGAAGATGCCGGCCCTGACCCAGTTCACCGACGGCACCGGCCCGGTGTGGAAAGGCGGCCTGTTCCCCTTCCTGTTCATCACCATCGCCTGTGGCGCGGTCTCCGGCTTCCATGCGCTGATCTCCTCGGGCACCACGCCCAAGCTGCTGGATAACGAAGCCAACGCCCGCTACATCGGCTACGGCGGCATGCTCATGGAGTCCTTCGTGGCGATCATGGCCATGGTCGCGGCCTCGGTGATCGAGCCGGGCGTGTACTTCGCCATGAACAGTCCGGCGGCCATCGTCGGCGGCGACGTGGTGGCGGTAGCCCAGACTGTCAGCAGCTGGGGCTTTGCGATCAGCCCGGACCAACTGCAGGCGGTGGCCAAGGACATCGGTGAAAACACCATCCTGGCCCGTGCCGGCGGCGCGCCGACCCTGGCAGTGGGGATCGCGCAGATCCTCCACCATGTATTGCCGGGTGAGAACACCATGGCCTTCTGGTACCACTTCGCGATCCTGTTCGAAGCCCTGTTCATCCTCACTGCGGTGGACGCCGGTACCCGTGCCGGGCGCTTCATGCTCCAGGACCTGCTGGGCTCCTTCGTTCCGGCGCTGAAACGCACCGAGTCGTGGACCGCCAACCTGATTGCCACCGCAGGCTGCGTGGCGCTCTGGGGCTACCTGCTGTACCAGGGCGTGATCGATCCTCTGGGCGGCATCAACACCCTGTGGCCGCTGTTCGGCATCTCCAACCAGATGCTGGCCGGTATCGCCCTGATGCTGGGTACCGTGGTGCTGATCAAGATGAAGCGCCAGCGCTACATTTGGGTCACCCTGCTGCCGGCTGTGTGGCTGCTGATCTGCACCACCACCGCAGGCTTCATCAAGCTGTTCGACGCCAACCCGGCGATCGGCTTCCTGTCGCTGGCGAAGAAATACAGCGATGCAATGGCCAACGGCCAGATCATCGCTCCGGCCAAGGACATCACGCAGATGCAGCACGTGATCTTCAACGCCTACACCAACGCGACCCTGACAGCCCTGTTCCTGCTGGTGGTGTTCAGCATCCTGTTCTACGCGCTCAAGGTCGGCATCGCCGCCTGGGGCAGCAAGGAGCGTACGGATAAAGAATCGCCCTATCAGGCCGTGCCGGACGCGTAA
- a CDS encoding methyltransferase family protein — MSTPPEQPPLPPPLLYLLCLTLALFLSGWLPLPLPVNNGVRSLAVILIVFGQGLSFWAMWRFRQQRTTSSNFDQPDQLLRDGPFAISRNPINLGDTLGYCAIALLLGNLWPWLLLPGLLYLMNRTVIRPDERQLLELFGQPYRDYCRKVRRWL, encoded by the coding sequence ATGTCAACGCCACCCGAACAACCGCCATTGCCACCGCCACTCCTGTATTTACTGTGCCTGACCCTGGCGCTGTTTCTCAGCGGCTGGCTGCCCTTGCCGCTGCCGGTCAATAACGGCGTGCGCAGCCTGGCAGTGATCCTGATCGTCTTCGGGCAGGGCTTGTCGTTCTGGGCCATGTGGCGTTTCCGGCAACAGCGCACCACCTCCAGCAACTTCGACCAGCCCGACCAGTTGCTCCGCGATGGCCCCTTCGCCATCTCGCGCAACCCGATCAACCTGGGCGACACCCTGGGCTACTGCGCCATTGCCCTGCTGCTGGGCAACCTGTGGCCCTGGCTGTTGCTGCCGGGGCTGCTGTACCTGATGAACCGCACGGTAATCCGCCCGGACGAGAGACAACTGCTGGAGCTCTTTGGCCAGCCCTACCGTGACTACTGCCGCAAGGTCCGGCGCTGGTTGTAG
- a CDS encoding PilZ domain-containing protein, translating to MTEQHDDRRRFKRIAFDARTELSQGTHRWPVRLLDLSLKGLLIERPDPWLGDPARPFEADIHLSSDADVRMDVQLAHDNKGQLGFVCLHIGLESIEHLRRLIELNLGDPEELERELGALIDI from the coding sequence ATGACCGAGCAACACGACGACCGCCGACGCTTCAAACGCATCGCCTTCGATGCCCGGACCGAACTCAGCCAAGGCACCCACCGCTGGCCGGTACGGCTGCTGGATCTTTCACTGAAGGGCCTGCTGATCGAGCGCCCCGATCCGTGGCTGGGCGACCCGGCGCGCCCCTTCGAGGCCGACATTCACCTGAGCTCCGACGCCGATGTGCGCATGGACGTACAACTGGCCCATGACAATAAGGGCCAACTGGGCTTCGTCTGCCTGCACATCGGCCTGGAGTCCATCGAGCACCTCAGGCGCCTGATCGAATTGAACCTGGGAGACCCCGAGGAGCTTGAGCGCGAGCTCGGGGCCTTGATCGATATCTGA
- the radA gene encoding DNA repair protein RadA: protein MAKAKRMYGCTECGSTFPKWAGQCGECGAWNTLTETMIESGGAAAPAGRTGWAGQQAQIKTLAEVSVEEIPRFSTASGELDRVLGGGLVDGSVVLIGGDPGIGKSTILLQTLCNIATRMPALYVTGEESQQQVAMRARRLGLPQDQLRVMTETCIETIIATARVEKPKVMVIDSIQTIFTEQLQSAPGGVSQVRESAALLVRYAKQSGTAIFLVGHVTKEGALAGPRVLEHMVDTVLYFEGESDGRLRLLRAVKNRFGAVNELGVFGMTDRGLKEVSNPSAIFLTRAQEEVPGSVVMATWEGTRPMLVEVQALVDDSHLANPRRVTLGLDQNRLAMLLAVLHRHGGIPTHDQDVFLNVVGGVKVLETASDLALMAAVMSSLRNRPLPHDLLVFGEVGLSGEVRPVPSGQERLKEAAKHGFKRAIVPKGNAPKEAPPGLKIIAVTRLEQALDALFE, encoded by the coding sequence ATGGCCAAGGCCAAGCGCATGTACGGCTGCACCGAGTGCGGCTCCACCTTTCCCAAATGGGCCGGGCAATGCGGTGAGTGCGGGGCCTGGAACACCCTGACCGAGACCATGATCGAAAGCGGCGGCGCGGCGGCACCTGCCGGGCGCACCGGCTGGGCCGGGCAGCAGGCGCAGATCAAGACCCTGGCGGAAGTCAGCGTCGAGGAAATTCCGCGTTTCTCCACCGCTTCCGGTGAACTCGATCGGGTACTGGGCGGCGGCCTGGTGGACGGTTCGGTGGTGCTGATCGGTGGTGATCCGGGGATCGGCAAGTCGACCATCCTGCTGCAGACCCTGTGCAATATCGCCACGCGCATGCCGGCGCTGTATGTCACCGGTGAGGAATCCCAGCAGCAGGTGGCGATGCGCGCCCGGCGCCTGGGCCTGCCCCAGGACCAACTGCGGGTGATGACCGAGACCTGCATCGAAACCATCATCGCCACGGCCCGGGTAGAAAAACCCAAGGTCATGGTGATCGACTCGATCCAGACGATTTTCACCGAACAACTGCAGTCGGCCCCGGGCGGCGTGTCCCAGGTGCGCGAGAGCGCGGCCTTGCTGGTGCGCTACGCCAAGCAGAGCGGCACGGCGATCTTCCTCGTCGGCCACGTGACCAAGGAAGGCGCCCTGGCCGGGCCGCGGGTGCTGGAGCACATGGTGGACACCGTGCTGTATTTCGAAGGCGAATCCGACGGGCGCCTGCGCTTGCTGCGGGCGGTGAAGAACCGTTTCGGTGCGGTGAATGAGCTGGGTGTATTCGGCATGACTGACCGCGGATTGAAGGAGGTCTCCAATCCTTCGGCGATTTTCCTGACTCGTGCCCAGGAAGAGGTTCCGGGCAGCGTGGTGATGGCCACCTGGGAAGGCACCCGGCCGATGCTGGTGGAGGTCCAGGCGCTGGTGGATGACAGCCACCTGGCCAACCCGCGCCGGGTGACCCTGGGCCTGGACCAGAACCGCCTGGCCATGCTGCTGGCGGTGCTGCATCGCCATGGCGGCATCCCCACCCACGATCAGGATGTGTTCCTCAACGTGGTGGGCGGGGTCAAGGTGCTGGAAACCGCCTCCGACCTGGCGTTGATGGCCGCCGTGATGTCGAGCCTGCGCAACCGTCCGTTGCCCCATGACCTGCTGGTGTTTGGCGAAGTCGGCCTGTCGGGTGAGGTGCGCCCGGTGCCCAGCGGTCAGGAGCGCTTGAAGGAAGCGGCCAAGCACGGCTTCAAGCGAGCTATCGTGCCCAAGGGCAACGCGCCGAAAGAGGCGCCGCCGGGCTTGAAGATCATTGCCGTGACCCGCCTAGAGCAGGCGCTGGATGCACTTTTCGAGTAA